The genomic segment TTCAAATGATTACGAAAAGCCTTCTGAACCGCCCGCAATCCGCTCCCATGTTTCTTCCTTGATCACCCGCCACTCGCTCAACGAAGAAAGTCGGTGCAAGTCGCGTATCCTGCTGGTCGAGGACAACCCCGTGAATCAGCTCGTTGCTGGGAAGCTGCTGGAAAAATGGATGATTATCTGGCCAAACCCGTCTCCCCCCAACAGTTGGAGGATATATTGTCCAGATGGCTGCGTTATGGCGAATGCGATGATGCCTCTGAAGCCGGATCCGTCGATTGCATGCAGGACGACAAGCTGATGGCCCCGAACCTGTTGGAGAATACGCAAACCGATCAAGCTGTGTCTGCCGTTTTCGACCGAGAGGGGCTGTTGCGTCGATTGATGGGAGACGAGGAAATGGTTTTCTCCATCATGGACATGTTTTTGAAGACCGCTGCTGAAAGAATTTCCGAACTCAACACCAGATTCGAGAAGAACGACATGCCGGCCATCTGGAATGAAGCCCATGCCATAAAAGGATCAGCCTTGAATGCTGGATTTTCAGCTATTGCCGAAGTCGGAGTACGTCTGGAACAGGCGGCCAAGGAGCAGGACGTCGCGCATATCTCTAACCTGTTGATCGAACTTGAACGACAATACAACCTGGCACAACGATTCCACCGCCAACAATAACTACCCAGTTCAAGCTCGGCTTATCTTGATTATTCGCATCTCAATTCCTTCCATGAGCAGGCTTTAACGATGAACGTTGCCCTATGAACGACAGCTGATCAGGTGCGAAAGATCCCAAGCACCAAAGGCATAGTCAGGAAGGCGGCCAGAGTTTGAATCGTAATGATTTCAGCCATAAGCAAGATATCTCCGCCGAGTTGGCGGGCCAGCACATATGCTGCCGGACCGCAAGGCA from the Desulfonatronum thiosulfatophilum genome contains:
- a CDS encoding Hpt domain-containing protein; the protein is MQDDKLMAPNLLENTQTDQAVSAVFDREGLLRRLMGDEEMVFSIMDMFLKTAAERISELNTRFEKNDMPAIWNEAHAIKGSALNAGFSAIAEVGVRLEQAAKEQDVAHISNLLIELERQYNLAQRFHRQQ